In a genomic window of uncultured Sphaerochaeta sp.:
- a CDS encoding FMN-binding protein, whose protein sequence is MNAQPSFYRERIYPLVFMFIVTFLCILLTAGIYLLTQDRASANELSFTRRAILQAGGVSFENTTGGIEQAFSEHITVEDGYYTTQGPEGTRYIIPLQGPGLWGTIALMVGMEEDLRTFSGLAIVSQNETPGLGARIEESWFTAQFKGKTAPFVMVEEGTASAQNEVDAITGATRTSEYFLNLTNRAADDAKLIIRGE, encoded by the coding sequence ATGAACGCACAACCCAGTTTCTACCGGGAACGCATCTACCCTCTGGTATTCATGTTCATCGTTACATTCCTCTGCATCCTCCTCACAGCAGGCATCTACCTACTGACCCAGGACAGGGCAAGCGCAAACGAGCTCTCCTTCACCCGTCGGGCCATCCTGCAAGCCGGAGGAGTCTCCTTCGAGAACACCACCGGCGGCATTGAGCAGGCTTTCAGCGAGCATATCACCGTAGAGGATGGCTACTACACCACCCAAGGCCCGGAGGGCACCCGCTACATCATTCCTTTGCAGGGCCCGGGACTTTGGGGGACAATTGCCCTCATGGTGGGCATGGAAGAGGACCTGCGGACGTTCAGCGGCCTGGCCATTGTCAGCCAGAATGAGACGCCCGGCCTTGGGGCCCGCATTGAAGAGAGCTGGTTTACCGCCCAATTCAAGGGAAAAACGGCACCCTTTGTGATGGTGGAGGAAGGAACGGCCTCAGCACAAAACGAGGTTGATGCCATCACCGGGGCTACCAGAACATCGGAGTACTTCCTGAACCTGACCAACCGTGCCGCAGATGATGCCAAGCTCATCATCAGAGGAGAGTGA
- a CDS encoding helix-turn-helix transcriptional regulator has product MQFNEKLRSVRLASGLTQEQLAEKVFVSRVTVSKWETGRGYPNLDSLKQLSHLFGISLDELLGSDELVAIAEAEVKTGVQKDRTLIFGLLDCLGVLMLFLPMFAVATSERIILIPLLEFHTPSDWILKTMVAVLFLFGCTELVLQNLKAAFWQRWNPLFSFLLSFFATLLFIAARQPYPAVFMLFLLVAKGIFVIRRR; this is encoded by the coding sequence ATGCAGTTCAATGAGAAACTCAGATCAGTACGGCTTGCCTCCGGCCTGACGCAGGAACAGCTTGCGGAGAAGGTGTTTGTATCGCGAGTTACGGTCTCCAAATGGGAGACCGGGCGCGGCTATCCCAATCTTGACTCGCTCAAGCAACTTTCGCATCTGTTCGGCATCTCCCTTGATGAGTTGTTGGGATCGGATGAGTTGGTAGCCATTGCCGAAGCTGAGGTAAAAACGGGTGTCCAGAAGGATCGCACCCTCATATTCGGCCTCTTGGACTGCCTTGGCGTGCTGATGTTGTTCCTTCCCATGTTTGCGGTTGCCACATCGGAGCGCATCATCCTCATCCCATTGCTGGAATTCCATACACCTTCCGATTGGATTCTCAAGACCATGGTGGCGGTACTGTTTCTGTTCGGTTGCACAGAGCTTGTGCTCCAGAATCTCAAGGCAGCTTTCTGGCAACGCTGGAATCCTCTCTTCTCCTTCCTCCTTTCGTTCTTTGCAACCCTGTTGTTCATCGCCGCCAGACAACCCTATCCCGCGGTTTTCATGCTGTTCCTGCTGGTTGCAAAAGGCATATTCGTCATACGACGGCGATGA
- a CDS encoding DUF2200 domain-containing protein has protein sequence MAAHSIFSMSFARVYPLYIQKAERKGRTKDEVDQIIRWLFGYDQQGIESHLQKETSFESFIRNCPRPNPARMQITGSVCGVRVQDIEDPIMREIRYLDKLIDELAKGKAMEKILRS, from the coding sequence ATGGCAGCACACTCCATTTTCAGCATGAGCTTTGCACGGGTGTATCCGCTCTATATCCAGAAAGCAGAGAGGAAGGGGCGTACGAAAGATGAAGTGGACCAGATCATACGCTGGCTCTTCGGCTATGACCAGCAGGGAATTGAGTCCCATCTGCAGAAAGAAACAAGCTTTGAGTCCTTCATCCGAAACTGCCCCCGACCAAATCCTGCGCGCATGCAGATAACCGGATCGGTCTGCGGGGTACGGGTCCAGGACATCGAGGACCCCATCATGCGGGAGATCAGGTATCTGGACAAGCTCATCGATGAACTGGCCAAGGGCAAGGCGATGGAAAAGATTCTCCGCTCCTAA
- a CDS encoding phosphatase PAP2 family protein, with protein sequence MRTYGVWAVMLLLLFLVLIALLLGVDVQTVGVEGTSLGLARMNSYLLDVFGFHPWWYALSEWLGVVSLLVVAGFGLLALTQLIRRRSLKRVDQSLYVLFALYGVLAFLYLFFEHVVLNYRPQSREPSFPSSHTLLVLFVMGSACVLLSRMMHKGWKRHLLQGLCLLCMALTVLGRLLSGVHWSTDILGAVFLSASLVFFFAAVVSKGGRR encoded by the coding sequence ATGAGAACCTATGGTGTGTGGGCAGTGATGCTGTTGCTGCTTTTCCTTGTCTTGATCGCCCTGCTGTTGGGCGTGGATGTCCAGACTGTCGGCGTGGAGGGAACAAGCCTTGGGCTTGCCCGTATGAATAGCTACCTTTTGGATGTGTTTGGCTTTCATCCCTGGTGGTATGCCCTCTCCGAATGGCTGGGGGTGGTGAGCCTGCTTGTCGTTGCCGGTTTCGGCCTGTTGGCCCTCACCCAACTCATACGGAGAAGAAGTCTCAAGCGAGTCGACCAATCCCTGTATGTGTTGTTCGCTTTGTACGGGGTGCTTGCTTTTCTGTATCTCTTCTTTGAGCATGTGGTTCTCAATTACCGCCCTCAGTCACGTGAACCCTCATTTCCTTCCAGCCATACGCTGCTCGTACTCTTCGTGATGGGCTCTGCATGCGTCCTGTTGTCCCGCATGATGCACAAAGGCTGGAAAAGGCATCTGCTGCAAGGCCTTTGCCTGCTCTGTATGGCTTTGACGGTCTTGGGAAGGCTTCTCTCCGGCGTCCATTGGAGCACTGACATTCTGGGAGCTGTCTTCCTCTCTGCAAGCCTTGTGTTCTTTTTTGCGGCGGTCGTGAGCAAAGGTGGCCGGCGATGA
- the pyrH gene encoding UMP kinase, with the protein MNNVAVISLGGSIIAPDKVDSAFLKQLNQELRTYLKEDKSRKIILVCGGGAPARVYQDAMRAIKEDIDSEELDWLGIRATHLNGQLVKAMLADLCTDNLVTDPTGHINFRGQVLVAAGWKPGFSTDNDAVILAERFEGKLIINLSNIAKVYTDDPKKNPDAKPLDAVTWTEYRAMVGDSWTPGKSTPFDPIASARAEKMKMRVVCADGRNIPNTMDILYGRTFFGTLIGSENA; encoded by the coding sequence ATGAACAACGTGGCAGTCATTTCACTCGGAGGTTCCATCATAGCTCCGGACAAGGTCGACTCTGCTTTTCTGAAGCAGTTGAACCAGGAGCTCAGGACCTATCTGAAAGAGGATAAGAGCAGGAAAATCATATTGGTATGTGGAGGCGGAGCCCCTGCACGGGTCTATCAGGACGCCATGCGTGCCATCAAGGAAGATATTGACAGCGAAGAGCTGGACTGGCTGGGCATCAGGGCAACCCATCTCAACGGACAGCTGGTGAAAGCGATGCTTGCAGATCTCTGCACCGACAACCTTGTCACCGATCCGACCGGCCACATCAACTTCCGTGGACAGGTTCTGGTGGCTGCAGGCTGGAAACCAGGCTTTTCCACTGACAACGATGCTGTCATCCTTGCAGAACGCTTTGAAGGCAAGCTCATCATCAACCTGAGCAACATCGCAAAGGTCTATACCGATGACCCGAAGAAGAATCCCGATGCCAAACCGTTGGATGCCGTCACCTGGACAGAGTACCGGGCCATGGTCGGAGACAGCTGGACACCGGGCAAGAGCACTCCCTTCGATCCCATTGCAAGTGCACGGGCAGAGAAGATGAAGATGCGCGTAGTCTGTGCAGACGGAAGAAACATCCCCAACACGATGGATATCCTCTACGGCAGAACCTTCTTCGGAACGCTTATCGGAAGCGAGAACGCTTAA
- a CDS encoding Rnf-Nqr domain containing protein, translated as MNESMMPFAIFFASIFTGNILLTNYLGMCSFLSVSKELKTSLGLGAAVIFVMATTTPLNWLVYEYLLIPFGLEYLRFIVFIIVIAAFVQLTEMTIERYSEPLYQSLGIFLPLITVNCAILGVSLFMVIREYTFLTSFLFGLGSGIGWFIAIIAMAGIRQKMKNASVPPALEGPAITLVIAGFMAMAFMGFSGMIALS; from the coding sequence ATGAATGAGTCAATGATGCCCTTCGCCATATTCTTTGCATCGATCTTCACCGGGAACATCCTTCTGACCAACTACCTCGGCATGTGTTCGTTCCTCTCGGTCTCCAAGGAGCTCAAGACATCCCTTGGCCTGGGTGCTGCCGTCATCTTTGTCATGGCCACCACCACTCCCCTGAACTGGCTCGTTTACGAGTACCTGCTGATTCCCTTCGGCCTGGAGTATCTGCGCTTCATTGTCTTCATCATCGTCATCGCCGCCTTCGTGCAGCTGACCGAAATGACCATCGAGCGCTACAGCGAACCCCTCTACCAGAGCCTGGGGATCTTCCTGCCGCTGATCACGGTCAACTGTGCCATCCTCGGTGTCAGCCTGTTCATGGTCATCAGGGAGTACACGTTCCTCACTTCTTTCCTGTTTGGACTGGGGAGTGGGATAGGGTGGTTCATCGCCATCATCGCCATGGCCGGCATCCGACAGAAAATGAAGAACGCGAGTGTGCCTCCGGCCCTTGAGGGCCCTGCCATCACCTTGGTGATCGCAGGTTTCATGGCCATGGCATTCATGGGCTTCTCCGGCATGATAGCCCTATCCTAA
- a CDS encoding radical SAM protein, translating to MTTTLEYPAFEAYQHCRLCPNYCEVDRLAGERGRCGETATVRIAWSGLHKGEEPPVTGEHGSGMIFFSGCPLHCAYCQNYQISNRGEQGSPALGIELSIAELAQVMLGLQEMGAANINMVTGTHFIPSIIEALKLARREGLTLDVVWNSSGFESIEGLKLIDPYIDLYLIDVKTLDEQVGAVFCGLALYAQKIREVMEFLKTRKTSTQLDASGNLRGMLVRHLVFPQTLEATKEVLTYFARSLKDQAYLSLMVQFEPPKGDTRFPPITEEEYESLLLLLEDLEIEEGFVQELGENVSWIPDFTQDNPFPESFAQILPLFLQLKRSRFR from the coding sequence ATGACCACTACCTTGGAATATCCTGCCTTTGAGGCTTATCAGCACTGTCGTCTTTGTCCCAATTACTGTGAGGTTGACCGTCTTGCGGGAGAGCGGGGCCGCTGCGGGGAAACCGCAACGGTTCGCATTGCCTGGTCGGGTTTGCACAAGGGGGAGGAGCCGCCGGTAACCGGCGAACATGGATCGGGGATGATCTTCTTCAGCGGCTGTCCCTTGCATTGCGCATACTGCCAGAATTACCAGATCTCCAACCGAGGTGAGCAGGGTTCTCCTGCCCTTGGCATTGAACTCAGCATCGCAGAACTTGCCCAGGTGATGCTGGGTTTGCAGGAAATGGGGGCGGCCAATATCAATATGGTAACCGGCACCCACTTCATTCCGTCCATCATCGAAGCATTGAAGCTTGCACGGAGAGAGGGGTTGACCCTGGATGTGGTATGGAACAGCAGCGGCTTTGAATCGATCGAGGGCCTGAAGCTCATCGATCCGTATATCGATCTCTATCTCATTGATGTGAAGACCCTTGATGAGCAAGTGGGAGCCGTGTTCTGCGGGCTCGCACTGTATGCGCAGAAGATCAGGGAGGTGATGGAGTTTCTGAAGACACGAAAGACCAGCACACAACTGGATGCATCGGGAAATCTGAGAGGGATGTTGGTGAGACATCTGGTGTTTCCCCAGACACTGGAAGCGACCAAAGAGGTGCTGACCTATTTCGCCCGATCACTGAAGGACCAGGCATATTTGTCTCTGATGGTGCAGTTCGAGCCTCCCAAGGGGGACACACGGTTCCCTCCCATCACAGAAGAAGAGTATGAATCACTCTTGCTTCTGCTGGAGGATTTGGAAATCGAGGAAGGGTTCGTGCAGGAACTGGGGGAAAACGTTTCCTGGATCCCCGATTTTACCCAGGATAATCCATTCCCCGAATCGTTTGCCCAGATCCTGCCGCTCTTTCTTCAGCTTAAGCGTTCTCGCTTCCGATAA
- a CDS encoding AraC family transcriptional regulator: protein MVEQLQNVVTYIENHLGDDLSSDELARLIKGSAYNFNKVFLALSGYTVSEYIRIRRLSEANKALLQGLSVTDVAYRYGYTSLDGFSRAFAAWAGMLPSEVQRSGFSKTTPILSFKISVIGGTSMECRIKKMPAFTFAGVTKRVPMQFEGVNQEIVSLAQSITAEQREAMHRLQNIEPKEVVNASFDADAQFLKEEGYLTHLIGVLTTEDEVGPLLEAIPVEAMSWAVFPCEGPFPSALQDTMARIYAEWLPVSGYEVINAPSFSFTRMDPGKPGYAYSEVWTPVQQR, encoded by the coding sequence ATGGTTGAACAATTGCAGAACGTTGTAACCTATATCGAGAACCATCTTGGGGATGATCTCTCATCTGATGAGTTGGCGCGCCTCATCAAAGGTTCGGCCTACAACTTCAACAAGGTGTTTCTTGCATTGTCCGGCTATACGGTCAGCGAATACATCAGGATTCGGCGCTTGTCTGAAGCAAACAAGGCGTTGCTCCAAGGACTGAGTGTCACCGATGTTGCCTATCGGTATGGGTATACTTCGCTGGATGGATTCAGCCGTGCATTTGCAGCATGGGCTGGGATGCTCCCCTCTGAGGTCCAGAGATCGGGATTCAGCAAAACCACGCCCATCCTCTCCTTCAAAATATCCGTGATTGGAGGAACCAGTATGGAGTGCAGAATCAAGAAAATGCCCGCATTCACCTTTGCGGGAGTAACCAAACGGGTGCCGATGCAATTTGAGGGCGTAAACCAGGAAATCGTTTCGTTGGCACAATCGATCACAGCCGAACAACGGGAAGCGATGCACCGGCTGCAGAACATCGAGCCGAAGGAGGTGGTCAACGCGTCCTTTGATGCAGATGCACAGTTTCTGAAAGAGGAAGGGTACCTGACCCATCTCATCGGCGTATTGACCACCGAAGATGAGGTTGGGCCTCTCCTGGAGGCAATCCCCGTCGAAGCAATGAGCTGGGCTGTCTTTCCCTGTGAGGGGCCCTTCCCCTCCGCTTTGCAGGATACCATGGCACGGATCTATGCAGAGTGGTTGCCGGTTTCAGGCTACGAAGTCATCAATGCGCCCTCTTTCTCTTTCACCAGGATGGATCCAGGCAAACCGGGGTATGCATACAGTGAGGTCTGGACCCCTGTCCAGCAGCGATAG
- a CDS encoding NADH:ubiquinone reductase (Na(+)-transporting) subunit D: MAKNTLRKTFLEPLGKNNPVFVQILGICSTLAVTNKLQNTLVMTLGVMFTTALSSFTLSLLRNHIPSRIRMMVETMIIATFVIIVDIVLKAFYPEMWKQLGPYVGLIITNCIIMGRVEAFALQNKPMLSLVDGLASGLGYTYVLLAIAFVRELLGTGSLWGFRILGSWWTNWSIMIMPPGGFFVLAILIWVIRETIMKEAKA; the protein is encoded by the coding sequence ATGGCCAAAAACACCCTACGAAAAACCTTTCTGGAACCTCTGGGGAAAAACAACCCCGTGTTCGTCCAGATCCTTGGCATCTGTTCCACCCTTGCAGTGACGAACAAGTTGCAGAACACCTTGGTCATGACACTGGGAGTCATGTTCACCACGGCCCTGTCGAGCTTCACACTCTCGCTGCTCAGGAACCACATTCCATCCCGCATCAGAATGATGGTGGAAACCATGATCATCGCCACGTTCGTCATCATCGTCGACATCGTGCTCAAAGCCTTCTATCCTGAGATGTGGAAGCAACTCGGCCCCTATGTGGGACTGATCATCACCAACTGCATCATCATGGGTCGTGTTGAGGCTTTTGCCTTGCAGAACAAGCCGATGCTCTCCCTGGTGGATGGCTTGGCTTCCGGACTGGGATACACCTATGTACTCTTGGCCATTGCCTTCGTCAGGGAGCTGCTCGGTACCGGCAGCTTGTGGGGTTTCAGGATCCTGGGAAGCTGGTGGACCAACTGGTCGATCATGATCATGCCTCCCGGCGGATTCTTCGTCCTCGCAATCCTCATCTGGGTCATCCGCGAAACCATCATGAAGGAGGCCAAAGCATGA
- a CDS encoding 2Fe-2S iron-sulfur cluster binding domain-containing protein gives MVTTLLISIGIISLISVFLALLMVIADATIGNYGTVKISINDGTKELEVKGGQPLLKTLNQEGVFIPSACGGRGSCGMCKVRVVQGGGEYLPTELPWINEEEKKKQVRLSCQFKVKSDIAIVIPEELFSVREYRTVVERIRDLTHDIKEITLRLKDPEQISPKAGQYVQFMVPEYELTDESVYRAYSIASPPGDSSRVELEIRLVPNGICTTYVHKHLKEGDEVTINGPYGDFYLRETDRNIIFIAGGSGMAPIKSMLLNMEKQGNTRKASYFFGARSKRDLFLLDEMRELEKKMPNFTFIPALSEPQPEDNWEGEVGLITDVVRRMTKEGSNSEAYLCGSPGMINACITVLNELGVLPENIFYDKFS, from the coding sequence ATGGTGACAACACTATTGATCAGCATCGGGATCATCAGCCTCATCTCTGTCTTCCTTGCCTTGTTGATGGTCATTGCCGATGCCACCATCGGCAACTACGGTACGGTCAAGATCTCGATCAATGACGGTACCAAGGAACTGGAAGTCAAGGGAGGGCAACCGCTTCTCAAGACGCTCAACCAGGAGGGGGTGTTCATCCCTTCCGCCTGTGGTGGGCGCGGCTCCTGCGGCATGTGCAAGGTTCGGGTGGTGCAAGGAGGCGGAGAGTACCTGCCTACCGAGCTTCCCTGGATCAACGAGGAGGAGAAGAAAAAACAGGTTCGCCTCTCCTGCCAGTTCAAGGTCAAATCGGACATTGCCATTGTCATTCCTGAAGAACTCTTCTCTGTCAGGGAATACAGGACCGTGGTGGAGAGAATCCGTGACCTTACCCATGACATCAAGGAGATCACCCTGCGCCTGAAGGATCCTGAGCAGATCTCCCCCAAAGCCGGCCAGTACGTACAGTTCATGGTCCCAGAGTATGAATTGACCGATGAGAGCGTCTATCGCGCCTACTCCATCGCCTCCCCTCCGGGGGACAGCAGCCGTGTTGAGCTGGAGATTCGCCTGGTTCCGAACGGGATCTGCACCACGTACGTCCACAAGCACCTCAAGGAGGGCGATGAGGTTACCATCAACGGGCCCTATGGGGACTTCTATCTCAGGGAAACCGACAGGAACATCATCTTCATCGCCGGCGGATCGGGGATGGCTCCCATCAAGTCGATGCTTCTGAATATGGAAAAGCAAGGAAATACGCGCAAGGCATCCTACTTCTTCGGGGCTCGTTCGAAGCGGGACCTCTTCCTGCTTGACGAGATGCGTGAGCTTGAGAAGAAGATGCCCAATTTCACCTTCATTCCTGCTCTCAGCGAACCCCAGCCGGAGGACAACTGGGAAGGGGAAGTGGGACTCATCACCGATGTGGTGCGCAGGATGACCAAAGAGGGCAGCAACAGCGAGGCGTACCTGTGCGGAAGCCCAGGCATGATCAACGCCTGTATCACGGTGCTCAACGAGTTGGGCGTACTTCCCGAGAACATCTTCTACGACAAATTCTCATAA
- a CDS encoding DUF3147 family protein, translating into MLYLLLKTGISALILVAVSEVAKRSSLFGALIASLPLTSLLAILWMRWEKAETKAIADLSQSIFYLVLPSLAFFLLFPFLLNRGMQFWLSLGIAVAVTIALYLLMLILLHACSHPIS; encoded by the coding sequence GTGCTGTATCTGCTTCTGAAAACAGGCATTTCCGCGCTTATTCTCGTAGCGGTGAGTGAGGTGGCAAAGCGAAGCTCGCTCTTCGGAGCCCTCATAGCTTCCCTGCCCCTCACCTCCCTCCTGGCCATCCTCTGGATGCGCTGGGAGAAGGCCGAGACAAAGGCAATTGCAGACCTTTCGCAATCGATCTTCTATCTTGTCCTTCCTTCCTTGGCCTTCTTTCTTCTGTTCCCCTTCTTGCTGAACAGAGGCATGCAATTCTGGCTGAGCCTTGGCATTGCGGTAGCGGTCACCATCGCCCTCTACCTGCTGATGCTCATCCTTCTCCATGCATGTTCCCATCCCATCAGTTGA
- a CDS encoding RnfABCDGE type electron transport complex subunit D, which yields MRTVLYALFPLCLAALYFFGWRFIALLAVTLATGLLCEYLMAKRYGFKITESLFVSCTLFALSLPPTIPLWIAAVGIAFGIVFGKMIFGGFGKNIFNPAITARAFIYISFGLPMTAKFVGNATDLGYFPAGLFSWISQADSVSAATPLVTRTQPLLDLFLGFTSGSFGETSALLIILGGIYIIYKKAANWKIVIASFVSFLLLQTILWASGLQIATERGLLSVMDPLTALLSGSFLFAAFFMITDPVSASQSTDAGRYIYGAMFGILVVLIRTFSTWIEGVTFAILLANMFAPLLDTVLKGAKAKKKLKAAKGGAA from the coding sequence ATGCGTACAGTTTTGTATGCCCTCTTTCCGCTCTGTCTTGCTGCCCTGTATTTTTTCGGCTGGCGATTCATTGCACTCTTGGCAGTCACACTGGCTACAGGGCTGCTGTGTGAGTATCTGATGGCAAAGCGATACGGTTTCAAGATTACCGAGTCGCTCTTTGTATCCTGTACACTCTTCGCACTCTCGCTCCCTCCGACCATACCGCTGTGGATTGCCGCAGTCGGCATTGCATTCGGCATTGTCTTCGGCAAGATGATCTTCGGTGGATTCGGGAAGAACATCTTCAATCCCGCCATCACCGCCAGAGCCTTCATCTATATCAGCTTCGGCCTTCCCATGACAGCCAAATTTGTCGGCAATGCCACCGATCTCGGCTATTTCCCCGCCGGACTCTTCTCGTGGATCAGCCAAGCGGACAGCGTGTCCGCCGCCACCCCGTTGGTCACCCGGACACAGCCGCTGCTGGACCTCTTTCTGGGTTTTACCAGCGGAAGCTTCGGTGAAACGAGTGCGCTTCTGATCATCCTGGGAGGAATCTACATCATCTACAAGAAAGCTGCGAACTGGAAGATTGTCATCGCTTCCTTCGTCTCATTTCTTCTGCTGCAAACCATCCTGTGGGCAAGCGGACTGCAAATCGCCACCGAGCGTGGCTTGCTTTCCGTGATGGACCCCCTCACCGCCCTTCTCTCGGGCAGTTTCCTTTTTGCCGCCTTCTTCATGATCACCGACCCTGTCTCAGCTTCGCAGTCAACTGATGCAGGCAGATACATCTATGGGGCGATGTTCGGCATCCTGGTTGTCCTGATCAGAACGTTTTCCACCTGGATCGAAGGAGTCACCTTCGCCATCCTTCTGGCCAATATGTTTGCTCCCTTGCTCGATACTGTGCTCAAAGGCGCAAAGGCAAAGAAGAAGCTGAAGGCAGCAAAAGGAGGTGCAGCATGA
- the budA gene encoding acetolactate decarboxylase, protein MHDKKGFGLRIVLLAALLTTLVLGGCATTTRDTDTLHQVSVLNALLLGEYDGIISVGELKELGDTGIGTFDTLEGEMILLEGTVYQAKADGTVVQVGDETLVPFAMTTYFASDISEGDLSGLADINALKERLDQTIMATSNDFNRFYAALITGSFSHVRVRSVPGQTKPYPRLSAIAAEQKEYAFEDVEGTIVAFRCPQYVNGINMPTWHLHFLSSDASRGGHLLEATLSQGNLRMGDMKTYQIQLPSSSSFASMDIANDLTKETHAVEGVK, encoded by the coding sequence ATGCATGATAAAAAAGGGTTTGGACTACGGATCGTATTGCTGGCAGCACTGCTGACGACCTTGGTTTTGGGTGGATGTGCCACCACAACAAGGGATACTGATACGCTGCATCAGGTATCGGTGCTCAACGCACTGTTGCTTGGGGAGTACGATGGCATCATTTCCGTTGGGGAGCTGAAAGAGCTCGGGGATACGGGAATCGGCACCTTCGATACCTTGGAAGGGGAGATGATCCTCTTGGAGGGAACGGTGTATCAGGCAAAGGCTGATGGTACGGTGGTGCAAGTCGGTGATGAGACGTTGGTCCCCTTCGCAATGACCACCTACTTTGCTTCTGATATCAGCGAAGGAGACCTGTCAGGCCTTGCAGACATCAACGCGCTGAAAGAGAGATTGGATCAGACCATCATGGCCACCTCCAACGACTTCAACCGCTTCTATGCTGCCCTCATCACCGGTTCATTCTCCCACGTTCGGGTACGCAGCGTACCGGGCCAAACCAAGCCCTATCCCAGGCTTTCGGCGATAGCTGCCGAGCAGAAGGAGTACGCGTTTGAGGATGTGGAAGGAACCATTGTGGCGTTTCGTTGCCCGCAGTACGTGAATGGGATAAACATGCCTACCTGGCACCTGCACTTCCTCTCATCGGATGCAAGCAGAGGCGGCCATCTTCTGGAAGCAACGCTTTCACAAGGAAATCTGAGGATGGGTGATATGAAGACCTACCAGATCCAGCTTCCTTCCTCTTCTTCCTTTGCCTCAATGGACATCGCCAACGACCTGACGAAGGAGACGCATGCTGTTGAAGGGGTGAAATGA
- a CDS encoding phosphatase PAP2 family protein, protein MRRIIPSILLIVVLGCLQPLCAAQLLPLDMSGVPAFDRACMQPYNRDLEVGGTAFELASLLAPALLIAEPADEYLRFATMYGETLVAAYALKELGKHWFSRARPFLYYQDYPEEKIGEGDAYDSFPSGHATMAFAGAAFTSYVFAAYHPDSVWKIPVTAVSFSLAMATAALRVASGNHFPSDVLAGAVLGTLVGVGIPFLHRSLASKQELTASVTPFGVAFRVALR, encoded by the coding sequence ATGAGAAGAATCATTCCCAGTATTCTGCTTATCGTTGTTCTGGGGTGCTTGCAGCCGCTCTGTGCCGCTCAGCTGTTGCCTCTGGATATGAGTGGGGTTCCAGCATTCGACCGGGCTTGCATGCAACCCTACAACCGGGACCTGGAAGTGGGAGGAACCGCCTTTGAGCTTGCTTCGCTGCTTGCCCCTGCACTCCTGATTGCTGAACCTGCTGACGAGTATCTGAGGTTTGCCACGATGTACGGGGAAACCCTGGTGGCTGCCTATGCCCTGAAGGAGTTGGGAAAACACTGGTTCTCCCGAGCACGGCCGTTTCTGTACTACCAAGACTATCCAGAGGAAAAGATTGGGGAAGGGGATGCGTATGACTCCTTTCCCTCAGGGCATGCAACGATGGCTTTTGCAGGAGCTGCCTTTACCAGTTATGTCTTTGCTGCCTACCACCCGGACTCAGTATGGAAGATTCCGGTAACCGCGGTCTCTTTCTCGTTGGCTATGGCGACAGCAGCCCTTCGGGTTGCAAGCGGGAATCACTTTCCTTCCGATGTGCTTGCCGGGGCTGTGCTAGGGACCTTGGTCGGGGTTGGGATTCCCTTCCTGCATCGCAGCCTTGCTTCGAAGCAGGAACTGACTGCTTCCGTAACACCCTTTGGGGTTGCGTTTCGGGTTGCCCTGCGTTAG